The Candidatus Moraniibacteriota bacterium genomic sequence CAAGAAATCGCGCAATAGTTTATCTATTTTTATTCCTATAATCCCTAATAACAATTCCTCCCTTAATCCTTTTCACCCTCACTCGCTGTTTTTCCTTCCAGCCGAGCGCATCGGTCATCTCTTTAGGTAAAGTCGTGGCCAAGCTCGTTTTGCCCAGCCGCACCAATTTTCTCGTGTTTTTGTCCTTTAATTTCATAGGCGAATATACTTAAGTATATACTTGGGTATATACCTCCATCCTACGCCAAAAAGGCCTGGAAATCAAATAAAAAACGGCGGGAGTTTGCGCCGTGAAAATCGGTTTGCCCGCGCCTCTTTTTTTCAAACAAAAACCCTGCCTCAATAATTGGGCAGGGCTTAGATGTTCATCCAGTGTTTCAGCAGGTACATATTTTCTTTAATTGAAATAGCAAGATAAAACAGTAGAAAAGCTATGAGTATGGCAGTGTAATAAATCTCTTTGCGCTTTCGTGCCGCGGCATCAATCCGGCAACCCGTCTCAATGGCAAAAATACCCAGGCCGCAAATGACGACTTTGCCAAAGATGACGCCTCCCAATCCCCACAGTTCGTAATAAATTCCCAAGACAGGGCCCTTTTCTGCCGCTCCTCCTCATCCTGACTGAATGACTAAAACAGTATAAACCAGATCAACAAAACAAAGCAGCAAGAAACACATCGCCAATCTACTCACCTAAACCACCTCCTTTAAAGAACTGTCCTTTTATTCATCTTAGCTTCTTTTCAGACACTTATATCCTACGCCAAAAAGGCCTGGAAATCAAATAAAAAGCAGATGCTAATTATTTTTATTGTGATAAAAAAATACCCTAAACACCATGCTGGCATTTAGGGTTAAAAGAGGGTTAATATTTTTCTAAAAAAGGACTTTTTTTCTTTGGCAGTTCTCTGCCCTTCTTTTTTAACATCAACAATCTGCCCATATCCGATTTCTTTGAAATAAGCGATAGCCGTGGACTGGCCTAATATGCCATGAACCATCCTTTCCCTTGCTACACAGTATTTTGATTTAACTGTGCCAATGAAATTATTGGCACTTATTTTCCGGGAAAATTCTAAGGAAAATTCATTGTTGAACACAGTAAGCAAGGCTTCGATATATGCCAATAAGTAGGAACTACTATCGAAAGAAATCCCGTTTTTCGCAATTAAGTTTCTCTGCTCCAAGGATAACCCCATCTCTTCTAGATATGATATT encodes the following:
- a CDS encoding AbrB/MazE/SpoVT family DNA-binding domain-containing protein, whose product is MKLKDKNTRKLVRLGKTSLATTLPKEMTDALGWKEKQRVRVKRIKGGIVIRDYRNKNR